A window of the Hordeum vulgare subsp. vulgare chromosome 5H, MorexV3_pseudomolecules_assembly, whole genome shotgun sequence genome harbors these coding sequences:
- the LOC123395121 gene encoding phenylacetaldehyde reductase-like, with protein sequence MSSGMGKVVCVTGASGYIASWLVKLLLHRGYTVRATVRDTADPKKTLHLQALEGAKERLHLFKASLLEEGTFDAAIAGCDCVFHTASPFYHNVKDPKAELLDPAVNGTLNVLRSCKKASIKRVIVTSSMAAVAYNGKPRTPDVVVDETWFSSAEVCEKNKQWYVLSKTLAEEAAWKFAKDNGLEIITINPTMVIGPLLQPTLNTSAEAILKFINGSSSTYANFCFGWVNVKDVALAHILAYEDPSANGRYCMVERVIHHSDLVKIIHEMYPEFPVPDKCADDAPFATIYQVSKDKIRSLGMELIPLETSLKETIESLKEKGFLTSESSHL encoded by the exons ATGAGCTCCGGGATGGGGAAGGTGGTGTGCGTCACCGGCGCCTCGGGCTACATCGCCTCCTGGCTCGTCAAGCTCCTCCTCCACCGCGGCTACACCGTCCGCGCCACCGTCCGGGACACCG CCGACCCCAAGAAAACGTTGCACCTGCAGGCCCTGGAAGGAGCCAAGGAGAGGCTGCACTTGTTCAAAGCAAGCTTGTTGGAAGAAGGCACTTTCGATGCTGCCATCGCCGGCTGCGACTGTGTCTTCCACACGGCTTCTCCCTTTTATCACAACGTCAAGGACCCTAAG GCTGAGTTACTTGACCCAGCAGTCAATGGTACGCTCAATGTTCTCCGTTCCTGCAAGAAGGCCTCAATTAAGAGAGTGATCGTAACCTCATCCATGGCTGCTGTTGCCTACAATGGGAAGCCAAGAACTCCTGATGTGGTAGTTGACGAGACATGGTTTTCAAGTGCAGAGGTCTGCGAAAAGAATAAG CAATGGTATGTGCTATCCAAGACCCTTGCCGAGGAGGCTGCATGGAAGTTCGCAAAAGATAATGGATTAGAAATAATTACAATAAATCCAACAATGGTCATTGGTCCCCTGTTGCAGCCTACACTGAATACTAGTGCAGAAGCAATATTGAAGTTTATAAATG GATCATCTTCTACATACGCCAATTTCTGCTTTGGATGGGTAAACGTTAAAGATGTTGCCCTGGCACATATCCTAGCATATGAAGATCCTTCAGCAAACGGAAGATATTGCATGGTTGAAAGAGTCATTCACCACTCGGACCTTGTCAAGATCATACACGAGATGTATCCTGAATTTCCAGTGCCAGACAA GTGTGCAGATGACGCTCCTTTTGCCACAATCTACCAAGTGTCAAAGGACAAGATAAGAAGTCTGGGCATGGAGCTGATTCCCCTGGAGACGAGCCTCAAGGAGACTATCGAGAGTTTGAAAGAGAAAGGATTTCTGACTTCTGAGTCGAGCCATCTGTGA